The DNA region GACGAGCGATGCTGGATCACGCATTGGCACCCGCAGCGCGAGCCGAACGGGAGCATCGTCGGGGTCAACGTTGCCGCGGAAGAGATCACCGACCGCAAGCGCAGCGAACGCGAGATCCGCGCCGCCCGCGACGCGGCCGAGAAAGCCCTGCATCATCTGCAGGAGACCCAGGCCTCGCTGATCGAGGCGGAAAAGCTTGCGGCGCTGGGCCGGCTGGTGGCCGGCGTCGCGCATGAGATCAACAGTCCGGTCGGCACCAGCCTCACGGTTGCCTCGGTGCTGGAGCAGAAATGCGCCGACTTCGCCGCCGAGGCTGCGCGCGGCAAGCTGAAGCGCTCGAGCCTCAGCGATTTCATCGAGGTGGTCGAGAGCGCATCGGCGCTTTTGGTCGGCACCCTCAAGCGCGCCGCCGATCTGGTGCAATCGTTCAAGCAGGTCGCCGTCGATCGCAGCTATTTCGACCGCAGCCAGTTCGATCTCGGCGAGGTGACCGAGCAGGCGCTCTCGAACCTGCGTCCGGCGTTGCCGAAGAACAATCTGGCGCTCGAGGTCGATTGCCCGTCCGGTCTCGCGATGAACAGCTATCCCGGCCCTTACGGCCAGGCGCTGACCAATCTGTTCGTCAATGCGGTCGCGCACGCCTTTCCGGACGGCAAGGGCGGCACCATCACGATCCGGCTGCGCGCCTCGGGTGCGGACCAGGTGGAAATCCTGTTCGCCGACGATGGCTGCGGGATGAGCCGTGATGTGCTGCGGCAGGCCTTCGATCCATTCTTCACCACGCGCCGCGACATCGGCCGTATCGGGCTCGGCCTTCACATCGTTCACAACATCGTCACGAACCGGCTGGGCGGAGAGCTCCATCTGGACAGTGCCCCGGGCATCGGGACCAGCGTGCGGATCGAACTGCCGCGGGTGGCGCCGCAGCGCGGAACCGACGGCTGATTGCAAAGCTTGTCGTCCCTGCGAAAGCAGGGACCCATACTCCGCGGCGGATGTTGTGAACGGAATTTGTCGTTCCAGCGTCACGCTACAACTAGCATTCGTGGTTATGGCAGGGACGACACGGAGTTGTAGCGTGCGATCTCGGCAAGATGGCCGCGAGGCTATTTTTAGCTGCTGAAGAAGAAAACTCTCCTCGCCCCCACTCGAACGAAAGGTTCTTCCAGTCTGAAGCCGCAAAAGGCATTCCACGACCCTTGCTTCCGCCCCCGTCGTCGCGACATTCTCCTGACATTCCTGATGGTACGACGATGAGCCAATCCGCATTCGATCCCTTCGGCGAGCCGGTTCCCGCGGTCGATTCTTCGGCCGCGAGCGAAGGTGTGTCGAAATGGCTGAAGACCGCGGGCACCAGCGTGTTCTGGGTGCTGGTGGTCGGTATCGTGCTGGCGCGCGCGGTCTATTTCGAGCCCGGCGTGTTCAGCTTCGAGCATGCCGTGGCGTGGGCGCAGGGTCTGTTCGCCGCGCTTTAGCCGACGGCGCGCGCGGCGCCGTCTTCGCGGCCCGGGTCTCCCGAATGATCCCCTCGAACGCGACGGCCGCCGGCACGTCCAGCCGGCCGGGCGATTTCAATTGCCAGAGCGTGCGCTCGATATGGACGCCCTTGATCGGGATCATCTTGAGCTTCCCGAGCTTCACCTGATCGTCGATCGTCGCGATCGACACGATGGCGACGCCGACACCGGCCGCCACCGCCTGCTTGATCGCCTCGGTGCTGCCGATCTCGAGCGTGCGTTGCGGTTCGACCCGGTGGCCGGCCAGCGCCTGCGCGACCACCTCGCGGGTGCCTGAGCCGGGCTCGCGCACGATCAGGATTTCGTCGTTGAGCAGGCGGACGTCGATCGCGCCCGCAGCGGCTGCGAAGCGGTGATCCGGAGCCGCGATCAGCACCATCACGTCGGTACGCCACGCTGCGCTGATCAGGTTCTCGTCCTCGACAGGCCCCTCGACCAGGGCGATTTCGATCTCATGTCCCAGCATCAGCGCAGCGATATCAGAGGTATTGGCGCTTACGACATGCAGGTCGATGCCGGGAAAGGCGCGGTGAAACACGCCGAGATATTCCGGGATCATATAGGTCGCGATCGTCGTGCTGGCGCCGATGCGCAGCGAACCGCTGTCGAGGTTGCGCAGCGCCTGCAACTCGTCCTCGGCGGCGCGCTCGGCCGCGAACAGCGTCTCGGCATGGCGGGCCAGCGCTGCGCCCTCCCGGGTCGGCCGCACCCCCTTCGGTGTGCGGTCGAGCAGCCGGCAGCCGACCTGCAGCTCGAAATCCCGCACGCCCTTGGAGATCGCGGGCTGGCTGATGTGCAGGAGGTCGGCGGCGCGCGAGAAACTTCCGGTTCTCGCCACCGCCGCGAACAGGCGAAGCAGATGCAGGTTAAGGGACATAACTTCTCTCTATCGGGGCAGTCCGAAAAGATATTAGCCAAGCGGGGCGCCCTGGCGCATAAAATCTTCTCCGAAAAGAGGATGTCGTGCCGCAACAAGAACAAGATCAGGGGCAGAAGCAGGGGGCGCTGAAGCGCATATTCCTGCTCATTCCGGGCATTCTGCTCTGCGGGGTGGTCACGATCATCTCGCTCGGCATCCAGGCCGCCGAAGAGCGGGTTTTCGACCATCCCTATATCGAGGCCCTGGTCGTCGCGATCCTGCTCGGCATGGCGGTCCGTACCGCCTGGGAGCCGCCGGAGCGCTGGCGCTCGGGCATTGCCTTCAGCGCCAAGCAGCTGCTCGAGGTTGCGGTGATGCTGCTCGGCGCGTCCATCAGCTTCGCCGCCATCGTGGCGTCGGGCGGGCTCCTGATCGGCGCGATCGCCGTCACCGTCGTGATCATGCTGGCGGTGACCTATGGTCTCAGCCGGATCCTCGGGCTCAAGACCAAACTCGCGATCCTGATCGCCTGCGGTAATTCGATCTGCGGCAACTCCGCGATTGCGGCGGTCGCACCCGTGATCGAAGCCGATGGCGACGACATCGCCTCGTCGATCTCGTTCACCGCGATTCTCGGCGTGCTGATGGTGCTCGGCCTGCCGCTGCTGATCCCACTCTTGAAGCTGACGGCAACGCAATACGGCATCCTCGCAGGCCTCACGGTCTATGCCGTGCCGCAGGTGCTGGCGGCGACCGTGCCCGCCGGCATCGTGAGCACCCAGATCGGCACGCTGGTGAAGCTGGTGCGCGTCCTGATGCTGGGCCCGATCGTGGTCGGCCTCTCGCTGTTCGTGGCGCGGCGGCGCAAGGCCGCCGGCACCGCCAAGGAAGGTGCTGCAAAGGCCACCTCGATCAGCCCGTTCAAGCTGGTGCCCTGGTTCATCATCGGCTTCCTGGTGCTGGCCGCGCTGCGCTCGTTCCAGCTCGTGCCCGACATCGCGATCGCGCCGGTGACCAAGACGGCGGCGATCCTCACCGTCGTCTCGATGGCAGCGCTTGGGCTCGGCGTCGATGTGCGCGTGCTTTCGACCGTCGGCGGCCGCGTGACGGCAGCGGTCACGCTGTCGCTGATGCTGCTCTTGGGCTTGAGCATCGGCCTCGTGCATTTCTTCAAGTAGCCGCGCCGGGGCGGCTACTCGGCGGCCTTCGCGGTCTTGCCGAACATCCGTGTCGGTGCGGGAAAGCCGCAGGACGTGCCGTCGGTGATCTTGACCTGATCTTCCCACGGCAGGCGGAAGCGGCCTGACACCATGTCCTGCATGAAGGTGTAGGGACAATCCATCGCGCCGCCTTTCACCGCGACATAGCCGCGGTGCCAAAGCTGATAGATATTGTTCTCGACGCCCCAGTTGATCCGCGCCTCGCGCACGAGGTCGGGCCGCACCTCGGCGGTGATGATCTCGTCGGCCCGTCCCGTGGTGCCGTGCGCGATGATGCTGCCGTCGAAATTGACGATCATGCCTTCGCCCATCGAGTCGAACGACCCGTCCGAGCCGCACATGCAGACATTGGCCGTCACCATCAGGTTCTGGAACGCGTTGGCCTGGTTGGTGAAGCGCCAGCTGTCGCGGATCGGCGCGGTGTAGCCTGCGGTGCGGATCATGATCTCGGCGCCCTTGTAGGCACATTCGCGCGCCATTTCCGGGAACATGCCGTCGTGGCAGATGATCAGCGCGATCTTCGCGCCCTTCGGTCCGTCGATCACGGGAATGCCGACATCGCCCGGCTCCCACGGCTCGACCGGAATCCAGGGATGGAATTTGCGGTAATAGAGCTTGATCTCGCCGTGATCGTCGATGATCAGCCCGGAATTGTAGGGGTTGCCGTGCGGGTTTAACTCCATGATGGAGAAGCAGCCCCAGATCTTGTTGTCGATGCAGGCCTGCTGGAAGGCCGCGACTTCGGGGCCGTCGAGCCGGCACATGATCTCCGGATTGGTATCCATCGAGAGCCCGTGCAGCGAATATTCCGGGAATACGACAAGATCCATGGTGGCGAGATTGCGCCGCGCCTTGCCGACCATCCAGACGATGCGCTGGGTCTGCCGCGCCAGATCGGCTTTGGTCGCCACCACGGGCAGCTGCAGCTGCACCAGTCCGATCACCACGCCGTTGGGTGACTTGTTGAGGCCGCCAAGTCCATTCATGCCTGTCCTCCCGCCAATTTAAAATGGGCTGTCATTTCGCGAACGATTGTCGTCGTTCGGTCGGGCTCCCGTCCGGCCCCTTAGCTAGCAACGATCATGCCAGCAAGATCGAACGGCCAGCAAATCAGGTGCCGGTGATGACCTGGGAAGATGACGCGGAGAAATGGCCGAGCGTGTCCCAACAGATTGAGATGCCGGGCGTTTCGGGCGGTTCAGGGGGCCAGCCGCATCGTTGCGCAATGGCACGCGGTTTGCTTAATCAAATGCGGGTCTTCTCCCATTGGGGGCGTGCGTCATGGCGAACACGAGGACAATCGCGGCGGAGCCGGCGCCGATCACGCTCGACTGGAGCAAGACCGCGCTCGTCATTATCGACATGCAGCGCGATTTCATGGAGCGAGGGGGCTTCGGCGAGACGCTCGGCAATGACGTCAGCCAGCTCGCCCGCGCGGTGCAGCCGATCGCGGCCGTCCTCGCCGCGGTGCGCGACGCGGGCTTGCTCGTGGTTCATACCCGCGAGGGCCATCTGCCCGATCTCTCCGACGCGCCGCCGGCGAAGCTCGAGCGCGGCGCGCCGTCCTTGCGGATAGGCGATCCCGGTCCGATGGGGCGG from Bradyrhizobium sp. B124 includes:
- a CDS encoding ATP-binding protein, which produces MRSSVVQDVQFPKQPALQLIYDTAPIGLAYLSPDCRYLQINQRLTEICGISVEGHLGRTVHDCVPGLATAVEGIVRSIMETGEPVTGVEVYGQRPGHNDERCWITHWHPQREPNGSIVGVNVAAEEITDRKRSEREIRAARDAAEKALHHLQETQASLIEAEKLAALGRLVAGVAHEINSPVGTSLTVASVLEQKCADFAAEAARGKLKRSSLSDFIEVVESASALLVGTLKRAADLVQSFKQVAVDRSYFDRSQFDLGEVTEQALSNLRPALPKNNLALEVDCPSGLAMNSYPGPYGQALTNLFVNAVAHAFPDGKGGTITIRLRASGADQVEILFADDGCGMSRDVLRQAFDPFFTTRRDIGRIGLGLHIVHNIVTNRLGGELHLDSAPGIGTSVRIELPRVAPQRGTDG
- a CDS encoding LysR family transcriptional regulator, with the translated sequence MSLNLHLLRLFAAVARTGSFSRAADLLHISQPAISKGVRDFELQVGCRLLDRTPKGVRPTREGAALARHAETLFAAERAAEDELQALRNLDSGSLRIGASTTIATYMIPEYLGVFHRAFPGIDLHVVSANTSDIAALMLGHEIEIALVEGPVEDENLISAAWRTDVMVLIAAPDHRFAAAAGAIDVRLLNDEILIVREPGSGTREVVAQALAGHRVEPQRTLEIGSTEAIKQAVAAGVGVAIVSIATIDDQVKLGKLKMIPIKGVHIERTLWQLKSPGRLDVPAAVAFEGIIRETRAAKTAPRAPSAKARRTDPAPTPRHARS
- a CDS encoding putative sulfate exporter family transporter, encoding MPQQEQDQGQKQGALKRIFLLIPGILLCGVVTIISLGIQAAEERVFDHPYIEALVVAILLGMAVRTAWEPPERWRSGIAFSAKQLLEVAVMLLGASISFAAIVASGGLLIGAIAVTVVIMLAVTYGLSRILGLKTKLAILIACGNSICGNSAIAAVAPVIEADGDDIASSISFTAILGVLMVLGLPLLIPLLKLTATQYGILAGLTVYAVPQVLAATVPAGIVSTQIGTLVKLVRVLMLGPIVVGLSLFVARRRKAAGTAKEGAAKATSISPFKLVPWFIIGFLVLAALRSFQLVPDIAIAPVTKTAAILTVVSMAALGLGVDVRVLSTVGGRVTAAVTLSLMLLLGLSIGLVHFFK
- a CDS encoding formamidase; protein product: MNGLGGLNKSPNGVVIGLVQLQLPVVATKADLARQTQRIVWMVGKARRNLATMDLVVFPEYSLHGLSMDTNPEIMCRLDGPEVAAFQQACIDNKIWGCFSIMELNPHGNPYNSGLIIDDHGEIKLYYRKFHPWIPVEPWEPGDVGIPVIDGPKGAKIALIICHDGMFPEMARECAYKGAEIMIRTAGYTAPIRDSWRFTNQANAFQNLMVTANVCMCGSDGSFDSMGEGMIVNFDGSIIAHGTTGRADEIITAEVRPDLVREARINWGVENNIYQLWHRGYVAVKGGAMDCPYTFMQDMVSGRFRLPWEDQVKITDGTSCGFPAPTRMFGKTAKAAE